The Populus trichocarpa isolate Nisqually-1 chromosome 11, P.trichocarpa_v4.1, whole genome shotgun sequence genome has a segment encoding these proteins:
- the LOC7463786 gene encoding protein IQ-DOMAIN 10 isoform X1 — translation MGCFFSGYWLKSIIGLRKAKRDRSKKVKVHSAIEKANESKESPPTNGESSSFAHADLQSSHAVPGLSAEYIAAVRIQKAFRAYKARKAVQRLKGAVRFNVQIHGQDTQKQASSTLSHIHSWSNIQTQIRARRHHMVTEGRIKQKKLENQLKLDAKLQELEVEWCGGSDTMEEILSRIQQREEAAVKRERAMAYAFSHQWRANPTRYLGQAYYILGEENWGWSWKERWVAARPWEVRVHAEPNNLKKVHSRQGSKTEIKIPVLSTKHALSNGKVNAKAKKLSSPAVDYQATQDASSTAGSSHLLIQS, via the exons ATGGGCTGTTTCTTCTCTG GATACTGGTTAAAGTCGATTATAGGCCTGAGAAAAGCGAAGAGAGATAGATCGAAGAAAGTAAAG GTACATTCAGCTATTGAAAAAGCAAATGAGTCAAAGGAGAGTCCACCCACAAATGGAGAATCGAGTAGTTTCGCCCATGCTGATTTGCAGAGCAGTCATGCTGTTCCTGGATTGTCTGCTGAATATATAGCTGCCGTCAGGATTCAAAAGGCTTTTCGGGCATACAAG GCAAGAAAGGCAGTGCAACGTCTTAAGGGAGCTGTGAGATTTAATGTACAAATCCATGGTCAAGATACTCAAAAGCAAGCATCAAGCACGTTGAGCCATATACATTCATGGAGCAATATACAGACCCAGATAAGAGCTCGCCGACACCATATGGTTACAGAAGGCCGTATTAAgcaaaagaaattggaaaacCAGTTGAAACTTGACGCCAAACTTCAAGAGTTAGAG GTGGAGTGGTGCGGTGGCTCCGATACCATGGAGGAGATTCTTTCCAGGATCCaacaaagagaagaagcagCAGTAAAGCGTGAACGAGCCATGGCATATGCCTTCTCTCATCAG TGGAGGGCCAATCCTACACGATATCTAGGCCAGGCCTATTACATTCTTGGCGAAGAAAACTGGGGTTGGAGCTGGAAGGAGCGCTGGGTTGCTGCGCGGCCATGGGAGGTTCGAGTTCATGCTGAGCCTAATAACCTCAAGAAAGTTCATTCCAGACAAGGGAGCAAAACGGAGATTAAAATACCAGTACTGTCAACCAAACATGCTCTGTCAAACGGGAAGGTGAATGCTAAAGCTAAAAAGTTGTCCAGCCCAGCCGTGGATTATCAAGCAACCCAGGATGCCAGTTCTACTGCCGGCTCATCTCATTTGTTGATTCAAAGTTGA
- the LOC7463786 gene encoding protein IQ-DOMAIN 10 isoform X2 → MGSGYWLKSIIGLRKAKRDRSKKVKVHSAIEKANESKESPPTNGESSSFAHADLQSSHAVPGLSAEYIAAVRIQKAFRAYKARKAVQRLKGAVRFNVQIHGQDTQKQASSTLSHIHSWSNIQTQIRARRHHMVTEGRIKQKKLENQLKLDAKLQELEVEWCGGSDTMEEILSRIQQREEAAVKRERAMAYAFSHQWRANPTRYLGQAYYILGEENWGWSWKERWVAARPWEVRVHAEPNNLKKVHSRQGSKTEIKIPVLSTKHALSNGKVNAKAKKLSSPAVDYQATQDASSTAGSSHLLIQS, encoded by the exons ATGGGTTCAGGATACTGGTTAAAGTCGATTATAGGCCTGAGAAAAGCGAAGAGAGATAGATCGAAGAAAGTAAAG GTACATTCAGCTATTGAAAAAGCAAATGAGTCAAAGGAGAGTCCACCCACAAATGGAGAATCGAGTAGTTTCGCCCATGCTGATTTGCAGAGCAGTCATGCTGTTCCTGGATTGTCTGCTGAATATATAGCTGCCGTCAGGATTCAAAAGGCTTTTCGGGCATACAAG GCAAGAAAGGCAGTGCAACGTCTTAAGGGAGCTGTGAGATTTAATGTACAAATCCATGGTCAAGATACTCAAAAGCAAGCATCAAGCACGTTGAGCCATATACATTCATGGAGCAATATACAGACCCAGATAAGAGCTCGCCGACACCATATGGTTACAGAAGGCCGTATTAAgcaaaagaaattggaaaacCAGTTGAAACTTGACGCCAAACTTCAAGAGTTAGAG GTGGAGTGGTGCGGTGGCTCCGATACCATGGAGGAGATTCTTTCCAGGATCCaacaaagagaagaagcagCAGTAAAGCGTGAACGAGCCATGGCATATGCCTTCTCTCATCAG TGGAGGGCCAATCCTACACGATATCTAGGCCAGGCCTATTACATTCTTGGCGAAGAAAACTGGGGTTGGAGCTGGAAGGAGCGCTGGGTTGCTGCGCGGCCATGGGAGGTTCGAGTTCATGCTGAGCCTAATAACCTCAAGAAAGTTCATTCCAGACAAGGGAGCAAAACGGAGATTAAAATACCAGTACTGTCAACCAAACATGCTCTGTCAAACGGGAAGGTGAATGCTAAAGCTAAAAAGTTGTCCAGCCCAGCCGTGGATTATCAAGCAACCCAGGATGCCAGTTCTACTGCCGGCTCATCTCATTTGTTGATTCAAAGTTGA
- the LOC7471892 gene encoding malate dehydrogenase, mitochondrial gives MMLRSIKSLATSPSSHILRRGYASEAVPDRKVAVLGAAGGIGQPLALLMKLNPLVSSLALYDIANTPGVAADVSHINTRSEVSGYSGEAELGKALEGADVVIIPAGVPRKPGMTRDDLFNINAGIVKGLCQAIAKYCPHALVNMISNPVNSTVPIAAEVFKKAGTYDPKRLFGVTTLDVVRAKTFYAGKAKVPVAEVNVPVVGGHAGITILPLFSQATPKANLSDAEITALTKRTQDGGTEVVEAKAGKGSATLSMAYAGAIFADACLKGLNGAPDVVECSYVQSTITELPFFASKVRLGKNGVEEVLGLGPLSDYEKEGLEKLKPELQSSIEKGIKFANQ, from the exons atgatgttgAGATCCATCAAATCCCTAGCAACCTCTCCGTCATCCCACATCCTCCGCCGTGGCTATGCCTCTGAGGCCGTTCCCGACCGCAAGGTTGCCGTCCTCGGTGCTGCTGGAGGTATCGGTCAACCACTTGCCCTTCTCATGAAGCTTAATCCTCTCGTCTCCAGCCTCGCTCTCTACGATATTGCTAACACTCCCGGTGTCGCCGCCGATGTCAGCCACATCAACACCAGATCTGAG GTTTCTGGGTATTCAGGTGAAGCTGAATTGGGGAAAGCCTTGGAGGGAGCTGATGTTGTAATCATTCCAGCTGGTGTGCCAAGGAAGCCTGGAATGACCCGTGACGATCTCTTCAACATCAATGCTGGGATTGTAAAGGGTCTCTGTCAAGCAATTGCCAAGTACTGCCCTCAC GCACTTGTTAATATGATCAGCAACCCAGTGAACTCAACAGTCCCTATTGCTGCTGAGGTTTTTAAGAAAGCAGGAACCTATGACCCGAAAAGGTTGTTTGGTGTGACTACCCTTGATGTTGTTAGGGCCAAGACATTCTATGCTGGAAAGGCCAAGGTGCCAGTTGCAG AGGTTAATGTACCAGTTGTTGGTGGCCATGCAGGCATAACCATTCTCCCATTATTTTCACAA gcCACACCAAAAGCCAATTTATCTGATGCAGAGATTACTGCTCTTACAAAGAGAACTCAAGATGGAGGGACGGAAGTTGTGGAAGCAAAGGCTGGAAAGGGCTCTGCAACTTTGTCAATGGC CTATGCTGGAGCCATTTTTGCTGATGCGTGCTTGAAGGGGCTCAATGGAGCTCCAGATGTGGTTGAATGTTCATATGTGCAATCAACTATCACTGAACTTCCTTTCTTCGCTTCTAAG GTGAGGCTCGGAAAGAATGGCGTGGAGGAAGTTTTGGGGCTAGGTCCTCTCTCTGACTATGAAAAGGAAGGTTTAGAAAAGTTGAAGCCTGAACTCCAATCATCTATTGAGAAGGGAATCAAATTTGCCAACCAGTAA
- the LOC18103285 gene encoding transcription factor GTE4, whose translation KQNHRDGTVASDDSSSLNHVQPVPQNGNMSVLPGYVRFDDDSRVKINLNSRPKSEIKHLKRKLVNELHQVRSLRKKLDSIEMSQSSFNDNLNNRITGNSGGHRIETLDRVNSEVSYVGHTNSRPLDGNEKKKTPVNSNKKLKQCGGGGGQGVAVEFSKYLVKECGELLGKLMKHQYGWVFNVPVDVKMLKLHDYFKIIKHPMDLGTVKSRLSKNWYKSPKEFAEDVRLTFNNAMKYNEKGQDVHTMADTLLKIFEENWANFKAETNFDKRGEMGYDASLQTPASKRASGPHASSPACGSASACAPSPAPFQQTMPLETRTLGGTDSLTELGHPNMKAADQGRASVSKKPKKDTDKSKMTYEEKQKLSISLQSLPSEKLESVVQIIRKRNPGLFQQEDEIEVDIDSFDNETLWELHSNVTNYRKSISKNDREAKVALQDREEGGHDMLGTKLTSATAEAPKELGSAVQMTVPASSPIKEHKQGHCMSRSRCSSSFGSGSRSSSSGSDIDSSSGSGSDAGR comes from the exons AAGCAGAACCACCGCGACGGAACCGTGGCGTCAGACGACTCTTCAAGTCTTAATCACGTACAGCCGGTCCCACAGAATGGGAACATGTCAGTACTACCCGGGTACGTGAGATTTGATGATGATAGTAGAGTTAAAATCAACTTGAATTCAAGGccaaaatctgaaattaaacATCTAAAGAGGAAACTAGTGAATGAACTTCATCAAGTTAGAAGCTTGCGAAAGAAACTTGATTCCATAGAAATGTCTCAATCTTCCTTTAATGATAATCTTAATAATAGAATAACAGGTAATAGTGGTGGTCATAGAATTGAAACTCTTGATAGGGTTAATTCTGAAGTTAGTTATGTGGGACACACCAATTCGCGGCCGTTGGATGGtaatgagaagaagaaaaccccGGTGAATTCGAACAAGAAGTTGAAACAGTGTGGCGGTGGTGGGGGACAAGGGGTGGCGGTGGAGTTCAGTAAATATTTGGTTAAAGAGTGTGGGGAGTTGTTAGGGAAGTTAATGAAACATCAATATGGATGGGTGTTTAATGTGCCAGTGGATGTGAAAATGTTGAAGTTGCAtgattattttaagattattaagCATCCAATGGATTTAGGGACAGTGAAGAGTAGGCTGAGTAAGAATTGGTATAAGTCGCCAAAGGAGTTTGCTGAGGATGTTAGGTTGACTTTTAATAATGCTATGAAGTATAATGAGAAAGGGCAGGATGTGCATACAATGGCAGATACATTGTTGAAGATTTTCGAGGAGAATTGGGCTAATTTTAAGGCTGAAACTAATTTTGATAAGAGGGGGGAGATGGGGTACGATGCTAGCTTGCAAACACCTGCGTCAAAGAGAGCTTCAGGTCCTCATGCTTCATCCCCTGCTTGTGGTTCTGCTTCTGCCTGTGCTCCCAGTCCTGCTCCTTTTCAACAGACAATGCCTTTAGAGACGAGAACTTTGGGTGGAACAGATTCTTTGACAGAGCTTGGGCATCCAAATATGAAAGCTGCTGATCAGGGTAGGGCATCAGTGTCGAAGAAGCCTAAGAAGGACACTGACAAAAGCAAAATGACTTACGAGGAGAAGCAGAAACTGAGTATAAGCCTGCAGAGTTTACCTTCAGAGAAACTAGAATCAGTTGTCCAGATTATTAGGAAGAGGAATCCTGGGCTTTTTCAACaagaagatgagattgaagTGGATATTGATAGTTTTGATAATGAAACACTTTGGGAACTTCATAGTAATGTAACCAATTACCGGAAGAGTATAAGCAAGAATGACAGAGAAGCTAAAGTTGCTCTTCAAGATAGAGAAGAAGGTGGCCACGATATGCTCGGGACT AAATTGACATCTGCTACTGCAGAGGCACCAAAGGAACTTGGATCAG CAGTACAAATGACTGTTCCCGCCTCTTCACCTATTAAAGAGCATAAGCAAGGCCATTGTATGAGCAGATCACGTTGTTCAAGCAGTTTTGGCAGTGGCTCCAGATCTTCTTCAAGTG GCTCTGATATTGATAGTTCATCAGGATCTGGGTCAGATGCAGGTCGTTGA